One window of the Chryseotalea sp. WA131a genome contains the following:
- a CDS encoding AAA family ATPase, with translation MKISKLEIINFKRFTNLSISGIPESSRLILLIGANGSGKSSIFDGFDWLSKGIFKGVPTENSYYRKDPSKESTIFLEFSDSIQLRKIDMTLFGPRELVKRFIGRSSIRIVPRISNQSDVSSVSTDNDSPSTYIDNDVRFLNDINLYINQIDMALREPVFRGEQVDVLKIFQDLIKPLNDSLINIFGGDQTTQLQIAQFENSTSSSPAKLIFKKGQSKINYELLSHGEKQVIILLLNFIVRKKFYENTIIFIDEMDCHLNTSLQYNLLNEIVTKWIPHNSQLWTASHALGFIDYARKSKEASVIDLDQLNFDEPQVVVPQSKESLELYEIAVPKNLLFDILKGKRVIFCENQNDEYYQLLNIKDCLFVGLDGSREVFLQIKRDKNSYALRDRDYLMSSEIQKLKNLYPNLYILNYYNFENYLYHPENIAELNLDSFDKPAYIQEIRKHKEGKYESVLLNLKATRNNYEEFKTDEIKSKNEDEITQSLKSEDFETFYKFFDMKKFNKTYLEKFNISKATLSQTSWFKKKIEEIVGKG, from the coding sequence ATGAAAATCTCAAAACTAGAAATAATCAACTTTAAGAGGTTCACTAACCTCTCAATTAGCGGCATACCAGAATCATCAAGATTGATTCTTCTTATTGGAGCCAATGGCAGTGGGAAAAGCAGCATTTTCGATGGATTTGATTGGCTTTCTAAGGGAATTTTTAAGGGAGTGCCAACTGAGAATTCATATTATCGAAAAGACCCTAGCAAAGAGTCAACCATATTCCTTGAATTTTCTGATAGTATACAGCTTAGGAAGATAGATATGACCCTATTTGGTCCTAGGGAATTAGTAAAAAGATTCATTGGTAGAAGTAGCATTAGGATAGTGCCGAGGATATCAAATCAATCTGATGTTTCTTCTGTATCGACAGATAACGATAGTCCTAGCACGTATATTGATAACGATGTCCGGTTTTTAAATGACATTAATCTTTACATTAATCAAATCGACATGGCTCTTAGGGAACCTGTTTTTAGAGGAGAACAAGTTGACGTGTTAAAGATTTTTCAGGATTTAATTAAGCCATTAAATGATTCATTAATTAATATTTTTGGTGGTGACCAAACCACCCAGCTTCAAATTGCCCAATTTGAAAATTCTACCTCGTCTTCACCAGCTAAGTTAATTTTTAAAAAAGGGCAGTCCAAGATCAATTATGAACTTTTAAGTCATGGAGAAAAGCAGGTAATTATTCTTTTGCTAAATTTTATTGTAAGAAAGAAATTCTATGAAAACACAATAATTTTTATTGATGAAATGGATTGTCATTTAAATACATCGCTACAATACAATCTTCTAAATGAAATTGTAACCAAATGGATTCCTCACAACTCTCAACTGTGGACTGCATCTCACGCCCTTGGTTTCATTGACTACGCTAGGAAATCTAAAGAAGCTTCGGTAATTGACCTAGATCAACTCAACTTTGATGAGCCACAAGTTGTTGTTCCTCAATCTAAAGAAAGTCTTGAGTTATATGAAATAGCTGTTCCTAAGAACTTGCTATTCGACATTTTGAAAGGCAAGAGGGTAATATTTTGCGAAAACCAAAATGATGAATATTATCAACTATTGAATATAAAGGACTGCCTCTTCGTTGGGCTTGACGGTTCCCGGGAAGTTTTTCTTCAAATAAAAAGAGACAAAAACTCCTATGCACTAAGGGATAGGGACTATTTGATGAGTTCTGAAATTCAAAAACTTAAAAATCTCTATCCAAATCTATACATACTTAACTATTACAATTTTGAAAACTACTTATACCATCCTGAAAATATAGCTGAACTTAACCTAGACAGTTTTGACAAACCTGCTTACATCCAAGAAATTAGAAAACATAAGGAAGGAAAGTACGAGAGCGTATTACTTAATTTGAAGGCAACTAGAAATAATTATGAGGAGTTTAAAACTGACGAAATCAAGTCTAAAAATGAAGATGAAATAACTCAATCGCTTAAAAGTGAGGATTTTGAAACTTTTTACAAGTTTTTTGACATGAAAAAATTTAATAAAACGTACTTAGAAAAATTTAACATAAGCAAAGCCACTTTGAGTCAAACAAGCTGGTTTAAGAAAAAAATAGAAGAAATAGTAGGGAAAGGCTAA
- a CDS encoding MarR family transcriptional regulator, which translates to MKIEDEIKQPKFRNAHQKAVINLLYTANWLIDKNNAFFKSYRITNQQFNILRILRGQHPTKISGAEIKNRMIDKNSDVSRLLDRLIVKKLIEKSQCPNDKRAADVIITQSGLDLLAEIDKKMDQTDNDVMNLSAKEAEQLSQLLDKSRG; encoded by the coding sequence ATGAAAATAGAAGACGAAATAAAGCAACCAAAATTTCGTAACGCCCACCAAAAGGCAGTCATCAATCTGCTTTATACAGCCAATTGGCTTATCGATAAAAACAATGCCTTCTTTAAATCGTACCGCATAACCAACCAACAATTCAACATCCTCCGGATTTTACGTGGACAACATCCGACCAAAATTTCGGGTGCCGAAATCAAAAACCGTATGATTGATAAAAACTCGGACGTCTCCCGACTATTGGATCGACTGATTGTCAAAAAACTGATAGAAAAAAGTCAGTGCCCCAATGACAAGCGAGCAGCCGATGTTATCATTACTCAATCTGGCCTTGATTTGCTTGCCGAAATCGACAAAAAAATGGACCAGACAGATAACGATGTGATGAACCTGAGCGCAAAAGAGGCAGAGCAGTTGAGTCAGTTATTGGATAAGAGTAGAGGGTAG
- a CDS encoding M3 family oligoendopeptidase, with amino-acid sequence MSEVIEIPKRPARTFLPENFSVTNWSDLKPYFDKLLEQPITSAADLKTWLQHRSELESVISEEGGWRYIRMTCYTDNEDYTKSYQDFVQQIQPEIAPYSDSLNKKVLESACLKDLEHESGYGIMIRNLKKEVELFREENIPLVTEITTETQKYAAISGAMMVELNGQELTLQQAGVILQSTDRSKREEVYHKISERRRTDKTTLDDLFTKLIGLRHQVACNADFENFRDYMFKAYGRFDYTPKDCFAFHEAIASEVVPILNELSIDRKEKLKVSQLRPWDKAVDAEGREALKAFTDGSDLTEKSIQCFQKLDPYLGNCLSVMKEMGHLDLESRKGKAPGGYNYPLAEIGVPFIFMNATSTMRDMTTIMHEGGHAVHNFLTKDLELNDFKSPPMEVAELASMSMELISMDQWQIFFSNDDELKRAKRDQLEDIIETLPWVATIDKFQHWIYENPAHTTEQRKENWNRIFDEFADTVTDWSGLQEAKDYLWQKQLHLYEVPFYYIEYGMAQLGAIAVWRNFKQNKAKGLEGYMNALKLGYLKSIPEIYQAAGVKFDFSKSYIEELMEFVRAELKKLD; translated from the coding sequence ATGAGCGAAGTGATTGAGATACCCAAGCGGCCTGCAAGAACTTTTTTACCAGAAAACTTCAGCGTTACCAATTGGTCGGATTTAAAACCCTATTTCGATAAATTGTTAGAGCAGCCCATTACTTCGGCTGCCGATTTGAAGACATGGCTTCAGCACCGCAGCGAACTAGAGTCCGTCATCAGCGAAGAAGGAGGCTGGCGCTACATCCGCATGACATGCTATACTGACAATGAAGATTACACCAAAAGTTACCAAGATTTTGTTCAGCAAATTCAGCCAGAGATTGCACCCTATTCAGATTCATTGAATAAAAAAGTGTTGGAGTCTGCATGCTTAAAAGACTTGGAGCATGAGTCGGGCTATGGTATCATGATTCGCAATTTGAAAAAGGAAGTGGAGTTGTTTCGGGAAGAGAATATTCCGTTGGTGACCGAAATTACCACCGAAACGCAAAAGTATGCAGCAATCTCTGGTGCGATGATGGTGGAGCTAAACGGACAAGAGCTCACCCTCCAACAAGCGGGCGTTATTTTACAATCGACTGATAGATCCAAGCGAGAGGAAGTGTATCACAAAATATCTGAGCGAAGACGAACGGACAAAACGACCTTAGATGATTTGTTTACGAAACTGATTGGACTTCGCCATCAGGTTGCGTGCAATGCTGATTTTGAAAACTTCCGCGATTATATGTTTAAAGCATACGGGCGTTTTGATTATACCCCAAAAGATTGTTTTGCGTTTCACGAAGCCATTGCATCAGAAGTGGTGCCGATTTTGAATGAACTGTCCATCGATAGAAAAGAAAAATTGAAGGTAAGTCAACTTCGCCCGTGGGACAAGGCTGTGGATGCCGAAGGGCGCGAGGCGCTCAAAGCATTTACCGATGGAAGCGACCTTACTGAAAAGTCGATTCAGTGTTTTCAAAAGTTAGATCCATACTTGGGCAATTGCCTTTCAGTGATGAAAGAAATGGGGCACTTGGATTTGGAATCGCGGAAGGGAAAAGCTCCTGGCGGCTACAATTATCCTTTGGCGGAAATTGGCGTGCCGTTTATTTTCATGAACGCCACCAGCACCATGCGCGACATGACGACTATCATGCACGAAGGCGGCCATGCAGTGCATAATTTCCTGACCAAAGACTTAGAACTCAACGATTTTAAGTCTCCCCCGATGGAAGTGGCCGAGTTGGCGTCCATGTCGATGGAATTAATTTCGATGGATCAGTGGCAAATTTTCTTTTCGAACGATGACGAACTAAAGCGAGCCAAGCGCGACCAACTGGAAGATATTATTGAGACTTTGCCATGGGTAGCCACGATTGACAAATTTCAACATTGGATTTACGAAAACCCTGCACACACCACCGAGCAACGCAAAGAAAACTGGAACCGAATATTTGACGAGTTTGCTGATACTGTTACCGATTGGAGCGGATTGCAAGAAGCCAAGGATTACTTATGGCAAAAGCAGTTACACTTGTATGAAGTGCCATTCTACTACATTGAGTATGGCATGGCACAGTTGGGTGCTATTGCTGTATGGCGCAATTTCAAACAAAACAAAGCGAAGGGATTGGAAGGGTATATGAATGCGTTAAAGCTTGGTTACTTGAAATCAATACCAGAGATTTATCAAGCCGCGGGAGTCAAATTTGATTTTAGCAAGAGTTATATAGAGGAGTTGATGGAGTTTGTAAGGGCAGAGCTAAAAAAGCTTGATTAG
- a CDS encoding serine hydrolase yields the protein MKKIFLLLLLNANIGFGQDLTKQLKEFDTYVENARKEWQVPGLAVAVVKDGKIIFKKGYGVREIGTTNLVDTQTIFGCGSTTKAMTAVCMGMLVDEGKVNWNDPVTKYLPDFKLYDIHATRELKIRDLFIHNSGVGNADFLWSVMDISSEEILKKMELVEPSYSLRSSFIYQNIFYVVAGKVIEKVSGQKWEQFIVERIFNPLKMNRTFSLLANVKEVNQSKPHYFYNNAIRAITPTSADKVGAAGSIYSCIDDISLWMQSMIDSSKYAGGRLLKPNTWAEMLRPQTIVPASQFYPTMQLIKPNWTTYGLGWFQHDYKGKKINYHTGSLAGEVAIHAQLPDAKLGVYFFGNYDHAEVRHALVYKTFDLFALGGNRDWSKEFLKLYSDLKAQGEKAEKDFEAKRVANTKLSLPLSSYEGKYTDKLYGEAEVRIVDGSLKITTNNFLTATVQHWHFDVFRGDYEKGWYGKAVALFSLNATGEIEKLNFEGMEFVKEKAR from the coding sequence ATGAAAAAGATTTTTCTACTCCTTCTCCTCAACGCAAACATTGGTTTTGGCCAAGACCTTACCAAACAACTCAAAGAATTTGACACCTATGTGGAAAATGCCCGCAAAGAATGGCAAGTACCGGGATTGGCCGTAGCGGTAGTGAAAGACGGAAAAATCATTTTTAAGAAAGGGTATGGTGTGCGTGAAATCGGGACAACTAATTTAGTTGATACGCAAACCATTTTTGGTTGCGGATCCACCACCAAAGCGATGACAGCTGTATGCATGGGCATGTTAGTAGATGAAGGAAAAGTAAATTGGAATGATCCCGTAACAAAATACCTTCCCGATTTTAAACTCTATGACATACACGCAACGCGTGAATTGAAAATTCGGGATTTGTTCATCCACAACAGTGGCGTGGGCAATGCTGACTTTTTGTGGAGCGTGATGGATATTTCATCTGAGGAAATTCTGAAGAAAATGGAGTTAGTCGAGCCAAGTTACTCGCTCCGCTCTAGCTTTATTTACCAAAACATTTTCTATGTGGTTGCGGGTAAGGTGATTGAAAAAGTTTCCGGCCAAAAGTGGGAACAATTCATTGTTGAGCGGATTTTCAATCCATTAAAAATGAACCGCACTTTTTCTCTGCTAGCGAACGTAAAAGAAGTCAATCAATCGAAACCACATTATTTTTACAACAATGCCATTCGCGCCATCACACCCACCAGTGCCGACAAAGTGGGCGCGGCCGGAAGTATTTATTCATGTATTGACGATATCAGTTTATGGATGCAGTCGATGATTGATAGCAGCAAATATGCTGGTGGCCGTTTGTTAAAACCCAACACATGGGCGGAAATGCTTAGACCTCAAACCATTGTACCCGCTTCACAGTTTTACCCCACCATGCAATTGATAAAACCCAATTGGACGACCTATGGATTGGGGTGGTTTCAGCACGATTACAAAGGAAAGAAAATTAATTACCACACCGGAAGTTTGGCGGGTGAAGTAGCCATTCATGCTCAACTGCCTGATGCCAAATTGGGTGTTTATTTTTTTGGCAACTACGATCATGCCGAAGTGCGCCATGCATTGGTCTATAAAACTTTTGACTTGTTTGCGCTTGGTGGCAACCGCGATTGGAGCAAAGAGTTTTTGAAATTGTATAGTGACTTAAAAGCCCAAGGTGAGAAAGCAGAAAAAGATTTTGAAGCGAAGCGTGTGGCCAACACAAAACTATCTTTACCGCTATCATCCTACGAAGGCAAATACACAGATAAACTCTATGGAGAAGCTGAAGTGAGAATCGTGGATGGAAGTCTAAAAATCACCACCAACAATTTTTTGACGGCCACAGTCCAGCACTGGCATTTCGATGTCTTCCGTGGTGATTATGAAAAAGGTTGGTACGGAAAAGCGGTCGCATTATTTAGTTTGAATGCAACAGGGGAGATTGAAAAATTAAATTTTGAGGGTATGGAGTTTGTGAAGGAGAAGGCTCGTTAG
- a CDS encoding methyltransferase domain-containing protein: protein MEIRKCLFYLFLLLLSKSGYAQVEQIDSTQLERERIRWNRSLTKDTAYKFNKNPNQLLVESIKGKRPGKALDLGMGQGRNTIYLAKVGWDVTGIDIANEAVDFANTRAKEEKINIATELIPIEQFQFGVNKWDLIVHVYEGCLDDEKRIQKIIMSLKPRGIFVFEFFHREAGLQINRPDFGCISNSVKKIILKAGGLSIVRYSEEIGIADYGLKQNRLVKLVGVKK from the coding sequence ATGGAGATTAGAAAGTGTCTATTTTATCTATTCCTACTTCTGCTGAGCAAAAGTGGTTATGCTCAAGTTGAACAAATTGATTCTACTCAACTCGAACGAGAAAGAATTCGCTGGAACAGGTCGTTGACAAAAGATACCGCTTATAAATTCAATAAAAATCCGAATCAGCTTTTAGTCGAATCAATAAAAGGGAAAAGACCAGGCAAGGCGCTTGACCTAGGCATGGGACAAGGTAGAAATACCATTTACTTGGCAAAGGTGGGATGGGATGTTACCGGAATTGACATTGCAAATGAAGCCGTTGATTTTGCGAACACTAGAGCGAAAGAAGAAAAAATAAATATTGCTACAGAACTTATTCCAATAGAACAATTTCAGTTTGGTGTAAACAAATGGGATTTGATTGTGCATGTTTATGAAGGGTGTTTAGACGATGAGAAAAGGATTCAGAAAATCATAATGTCCCTAAAACCTAGAGGTATTTTTGTATTCGAGTTTTTCCATCGAGAGGCTGGGCTGCAAATTAACCGTCCCGATTTTGGATGCATCTCAAATTCTGTTAAAAAGATAATACTAAAAGCTGGTGGGTTATCCATTGTTCGTTATTCAGAAGAGATAGGGATTGCAGATTACGGATTAAAGCAAAATCGGTTGGTAAAGTTAGTGGGTGTAAAAAAATGA
- a CDS encoding beta-lactamase family protein, whose protein sequence is MKIVLPLVITMLLFCCQPKPESKLAKEVDLLFSEEFKETEPGSAILIMKGEKIIFSKGYGLADLNTKEKITTQTLFNTGSISKTFVSNAILQLVDEGKLSLLDSLGKYFPDFKNKSIAQKVQIHHLLTHTSGLPDNRWKLLSEEFLITAKDEENFAPIKQNDSLLFEPGSQFEYSNPAFNGLALIIEKIKGKKWQSVIAEKIFKPAGIVNSLITDSSFPDKGVSHAYVNKDGQWKELDYGEEPTFAASGNGGVWSSVEELAKYEIALRKSVFLKKETIERSRTITAYENWKSKEPPFIGFSWFLSQPSDSVKIVSHTGSQGGFSSDYVSIPEKEIIYVLLCNRPEPIMDLRKKVLASLKKYNWME, encoded by the coding sequence ATGAAAATAGTACTTCCGTTAGTCATTACAATGCTTCTATTTTGTTGCCAACCAAAACCAGAAAGCAAACTCGCCAAAGAAGTTGATTTGCTCTTTAGCGAAGAGTTTAAAGAAACCGAACCCGGTAGCGCCATTCTCATCATGAAAGGAGAAAAAATCATCTTCTCAAAAGGATACGGCTTGGCCGATTTAAACACAAAAGAAAAAATCACCACCCAAACACTTTTCAATACCGGCTCTATTTCCAAAACCTTTGTATCGAATGCGATTTTACAATTGGTAGATGAAGGGAAACTTTCATTGCTGGATAGTTTGGGTAAATATTTCCCTGATTTTAAAAACAAGTCCATTGCCCAAAAAGTACAGATTCATCATTTGCTTACGCACACTTCGGGTTTACCCGATAATCGGTGGAAGTTGCTGAGTGAGGAATTTTTGATTACAGCCAAAGATGAAGAGAACTTTGCCCCTATCAAACAGAATGATTCACTGCTATTTGAGCCCGGTTCTCAGTTTGAGTATTCAAATCCCGCCTTCAATGGCCTAGCATTAATCATCGAAAAAATAAAAGGCAAAAAATGGCAATCGGTCATTGCTGAAAAAATATTCAAACCCGCGGGCATAGTTAATAGCTTGATTACCGATAGTTCGTTCCCCGACAAGGGTGTATCGCATGCTTATGTCAACAAAGATGGTCAGTGGAAAGAACTAGATTATGGTGAAGAGCCTACTTTTGCCGCTTCTGGCAATGGCGGAGTGTGGAGTTCGGTAGAAGAATTGGCCAAGTATGAAATCGCGTTGCGCAAATCGGTATTCTTGAAAAAAGAAACGATCGAACGCTCACGCACCATCACCGCTTATGAAAACTGGAAATCGAAAGAGCCACCGTTCATTGGCTTCAGTTGGTTTTTGTCGCAGCCTAGTGATTCTGTAAAAATTGTATCACACACAGGTTCGCAAGGGGGATTCAGCAGCGATTATGTAAGCATCCCAGAAAAGGAAATAATTTATGTTCTGCTTTGCAACCGACCAGAACCCATCATGGATTTAAGAAAGAAAGTTTTAGCTTCGTTAAAGAAGTATAATTGGATGGAATAA
- a CDS encoding YceI family protein, producing MKKLNTLIIALFVASTAMAQTWTLDKAHAKVGFSITHLLISDVEGSFNSFDAKLTSAKEDFSDAVVEFSADVNSVNTNNENRDKHLKNEDFFDAPKFGNLTFKSKSLTKVDGKKYKLAGDLTMHGVTKPVTLDVVVNGPVAHPYNKKTVAGFKVSGTIKRSDFNFGAKYGSAMLSEEVVITANAEFTKD from the coding sequence ATGAAAAAATTAAATACTCTAATCATTGCCCTGTTCGTAGCGAGCACCGCAATGGCACAAACCTGGACGCTTGATAAAGCTCACGCAAAAGTTGGATTTAGCATTACCCACCTATTGATCTCTGATGTAGAGGGTTCATTTAACTCGTTCGATGCAAAACTAACATCGGCAAAAGAAGATTTCAGTGATGCAGTAGTGGAATTTTCTGCAGACGTAAATAGCGTTAATACCAACAACGAAAACCGTGATAAGCATTTAAAGAATGAGGATTTCTTTGATGCACCGAAATTCGGAAACCTTACTTTCAAAAGTAAATCTTTAACTAAAGTTGACGGAAAAAAATACAAATTGGCTGGCGACCTTACTATGCACGGTGTAACCAAGCCGGTAACTTTAGATGTGGTAGTAAATGGCCCTGTAGCTCACCCCTATAACAAAAAGACAGTGGCGGGCTTTAAAGTTTCAGGAACAATTAAAAGATCTGATTTCAATTTCGGAGCAAAATATGGCAGTGCAATGTTAAGTGAAGAAGTGGTTATCACAGCTAACGCAGAGTTTACAAAAGACTAA
- a CDS encoding SMP-30/gluconolactonase/LRE family protein — MKKVLLILFIALAIACGSKKETQQTSLTVSVEKLDPALNAIVGNQLTVSVIASGYEWTEGALWLEGDKKLLFSDVPTNTIYQWTEEKGSSIYLTPSGYTGEAPRGGEPGSNGLTLDVEGNLLLCQHGDRRIAMMNTSLAEPASDFTTISDTYNGKRFNSPNDLVFHNYDIYFTDPAYGLEKQMDDPKKELPFQGMYRIPAEGQVQLMIDSLTRPNGIGFSPNGKKMYVANSDSEKARWYEYSINDSLKITSGKIVWDATEQAKTEKGLPDGLKVDAQGNIFATGPGGIWIFSGDGKLLGKIKLEEATSNCALTADGKTLFVTNDMLVLKIKLRD, encoded by the coding sequence ATGAAAAAAGTATTATTAATTCTTTTCATTGCTCTTGCCATCGCGTGTGGCTCTAAAAAAGAAACCCAACAAACCAGCCTAACTGTTTCCGTAGAAAAGCTTGACCCAGCATTAAATGCGATTGTGGGAAACCAACTGACCGTTTCTGTCATCGCCAGCGGTTACGAATGGACGGAAGGTGCACTTTGGCTGGAAGGAGACAAAAAATTATTGTTCTCGGATGTGCCCACCAATACCATCTATCAATGGACGGAAGAAAAAGGCTCTTCGATTTATTTAACACCCAGCGGCTACACGGGAGAAGCACCACGCGGTGGGGAACCTGGTTCGAATGGATTGACGTTGGATGTCGAGGGCAATTTGCTCTTGTGCCAGCATGGCGATAGGCGCATCGCCATGATGAACACTTCGCTTGCTGAACCTGCTTCTGATTTCACTACTATTTCCGATACATACAATGGAAAAAGATTCAACAGTCCCAACGACTTAGTATTCCACAATTACGACATTTATTTTACCGACCCTGCTTATGGCTTGGAAAAACAGATGGATGACCCGAAAAAAGAATTACCCTTTCAAGGTATGTACCGCATTCCTGCCGAAGGCCAAGTACAGTTAATGATTGATTCCTTGACTCGCCCGAATGGCATCGGCTTTTCACCAAATGGAAAAAAAATGTATGTCGCCAATTCAGATTCAGAAAAGGCACGTTGGTATGAATACTCCATCAACGATTCGTTAAAAATTACCAGTGGAAAAATTGTGTGGGACGCCACCGAGCAAGCCAAAACAGAAAAAGGATTGCCTGATGGCTTGAAAGTAGATGCGCAAGGAAACATTTTTGCGACTGGCCCGGGTGGTATTTGGATTTTTAGTGGAGATGGAAAACTGCTTGGTAAAATAAAATTGGAAGAGGCGACCAGCAACTGCGCGCTTACTGCTGATGGAAAGACGCTGTTCGTTACCAATGACATGTTGGTGCTGAAAATAAAGTTAAGGGATTGA
- a CDS encoding ferredoxin--NADP reductase translates to MAFGLFRKSEKKEEKKGEGKEESGSHYHELLVKNIIQETKDAISIVFEQPVAKLHYKSGQFLTLIVPVQGKEVRRAYSLCSSPFIDADLAVSVKRVEKGLMSNWLPDNLKVGAKVKVMEPMGQFTTEFAKDKKRHLVMFAGGSGITPMMSIIKSLLTQEPDSICSLIYCNRDIDSIIFKTQFEQLQTQYEGRLHVIHILDNAPMNWQGLSGLLNKEMLVKLFERIPDWGLDKTTYLMCGPEGMMKNVDSLLAEHQIPKEKIFKESFVAGVLDKPKKEDEKGTEKKTRDVVIRYDGNEHTIAVPHNKTILETALDQGIDLPYSCQSGLCTACRGKALSGQVKLDEEEGLSKSERAEGYVLTCVGHPMTDDVVIEIG, encoded by the coding sequence ATGGCGTTTGGACTGTTCCGCAAAAGCGAAAAGAAAGAAGAGAAAAAAGGGGAGGGCAAAGAGGAATCTGGCTCTCATTATCATGAGTTGTTGGTTAAGAATATCATCCAAGAAACGAAGGATGCCATTTCCATTGTGTTCGAGCAGCCTGTTGCCAAACTTCACTATAAATCAGGTCAATTTTTAACGCTCATTGTGCCTGTTCAAGGCAAAGAAGTGCGCAGAGCCTATTCACTTTGCAGCTCACCTTTTATAGATGCTGATTTGGCCGTAAGCGTAAAGCGAGTTGAAAAAGGATTGATGTCAAATTGGTTACCCGATAATTTGAAAGTGGGCGCCAAGGTAAAGGTGATGGAGCCGATGGGGCAATTCACCACCGAATTTGCGAAAGACAAAAAGCGCCACTTGGTGATGTTTGCGGGTGGCTCAGGCATTACTCCGATGATGTCCATCATTAAAAGTTTGCTGACGCAAGAGCCAGATAGTATTTGTTCATTAATTTATTGCAACCGCGATATCGACAGCATCATTTTCAAAACGCAGTTTGAGCAACTGCAAACCCAGTACGAAGGTCGGTTGCACGTGATCCATATATTAGACAATGCCCCCATGAACTGGCAAGGCTTGTCAGGATTGTTGAACAAAGAAATGTTGGTAAAACTTTTTGAGCGGATTCCTGATTGGGGATTGGACAAAACAACCTACCTGATGTGCGGCCCAGAGGGCATGATGAAAAATGTGGACAGTCTATTGGCGGAACATCAAATCCCCAAAGAAAAAATTTTTAAAGAGAGCTTTGTAGCGGGTGTGTTGGATAAACCAAAGAAGGAAGACGAAAAAGGAACTGAAAAGAAAACGCGCGATGTTGTCATTCGTTATGATGGCAATGAACACACCATCGCTGTTCCGCACAATAAAACAATTTTAGAAACTGCTCTCGACCAAGGCATCGACTTGCCTTACTCGTGCCAAAGTGGCTTGTGTACCGCTTGCCGCGGAAAGGCATTGTCGGGCCAAGTGAAGTTGGATGAGGAAGAAGGTTTATCCAAAAGTGAACGTGCGGAAGGCTATGTGCTCACGTGCGTAGGCCACCCGATGACGGATGATGTAGTGATTGAGATTGGGTAA